One window from the genome of Cucumis melo cultivar AY chromosome 12, USDA_Cmelo_AY_1.0, whole genome shotgun sequence encodes:
- the LOC103498307 gene encoding snRNA-activating protein complex subunit isoform X1: MEARDRAGASDEIGLNGDGLSIPLGGPIYAPNLVGPLTRVPHFESSVVQEFQSLEAELHLDSSQLCDEDISIDELKLFTEEQLLNMALEESLQSDENANNQSELPEENMNAGLLRSLILLRKNGILRECEEEVNGHNLEADPASNANRSTNKMTTRKRKKEELSIIEEKSIAKVAEIAKLKQKQEADRAVVQLHAFKWKKDIASSSSESKERLKSLRSTNTSAKVPHVKSLNDGKHESLHHPMTVLFVEVYHKSRKMVKSQEFLALGRQTLAELKDKIYCSTDTLMQKAEQQDSSGYFLVEDVFCNDLRNPSAIDYSKPILDWLRNSEDEARKKWECIITGELQQKNSVVGEVSDLHVPHFRSVSMSKVRFCDLKFRLGAGYLYCHQGDCKHTIVIRDMRLIHPEDVHDRAAYPIVTFQLRTRAQKCDVCNIYRAKKFTLDDKWAQENPCYFCEDCYFLLHYSKEGNLLYNDFVVHDYLQD, encoded by the exons ATGGAGGCGAGAGACAGGGCTGGAGCTTCAGATGAGATTGGTCTTAATGGAGATGGCCTCTCAATTCCTTTGGGTGGGCCTATATATGCACCCAACTTGGTTGGTCCCCTCACCAGGGTCCCTCACTTTGAGTCTTCTGTTGTTCAAGAATTTCAG AGTCTGGAGGCAGAGTTACACTTGGATTCATCTCAACTATGTGACGAAGATATTTC GATTGACGAACTTAAGTTATTTACTGAAGAACAGTTATTGAATATGGCCTTGGAGGAATCATTGCAG AGTGATGAGAATGCTAATAACCAGTCGGAACTTCCAGAAGAAAATATGAATGCTGGGTTGCTCAG GTCATTAATTCTTTTGAGGAAAAATGGTATTCTTAGAGAATGTGAAGAGGAAGTTAACGGGCACAATTTGGAGGCTGATCCGGCATCAAATGCAAATAGAAGCACAAATAAAATGACTACAAGGAAGCGAAAAAAGGAGGAACTTTCTATTATTGAG GAGAAATCTATCGCAAAAGTGGCTGAAATTGCAAAACTTAAACAAAAACAGGAGGCAGACAGAGCTGTAGTGCAATTACATGCTTTCAA GTGGAAGAAGGATATTGCCAGTTCATCGTCAGAAAGCAAAGAGAGGTTGAAGTCCTTGAGGTCTACAAATACTTCTGCCAAGGTTCCTCAT GTGAAATCATTGAACGACGGGAAACACGAATCTCTGCATCATCCAATGACTGTACTTTTTGTGGAGGTTTACCATAAATCTCGCAAGATGGTTAAG TCTCAAGAGTTCTTGGCCCTTGGACGACAAACGTTAGCTGAACTGAAGGACAAGATTTATTGCTCGACAGATACGTTAATGCAAAAGGCTGAGCAGCAAGATTCATCTGGATATTTCCTTGTAGAA GATGTATTCTGCAATGATTTGAGGAATCCTTCCGCAATAGACTATAGCAAACCTATACTTGATTGGCTTAGAAACTCAGAGGATGAAGCTCGTAAGAAATGGGAATGCATCATAACCGGTGAATTGCAACAGAAAAATTCAGTTGTAGGTGAAGTATCAGATTTACATGTGCCTCATTTTAGATCAGTCAGCATGAGCAAGGTTCGATTTTGTGACCTGAAATTTAGGCTTGGGGCCGGGTATCTGTACTGTCATCAG GGAGATTGCAAACATACCATAGTGATTAGAGATATGAGGTTGATCCATCCTGAGGACGTACATGATCGTGCTGCTTATCCAATCGTTACATTTCAGCTTAGGACCCGAGCTCAGAAATGCGATGTCTGCAACATTTACAGGGCTAAAAAGTTTACTCTTGATGACAAGTGGGCGCAGGAAAACCCGTGCTACTTTTGTGAAGACTGCTATTTTCTTCTTCACTACTCGAAAGAAGGGAACCTTCTTTACAACGACTTCGTGGTGCATGATTACTTGCAAGATTAG
- the LOC103498307 gene encoding snRNA-activating protein complex subunit isoform X2: MEARDRAGASDEIGLNGDGLSIPLGGPIYAPNLVGPLTRVPHFESSVVQEFQSLEAELHLDSSQLCDEDISIDELKLFTEEQLLNMALEESLQSDENANNQSELPEENMNAGLLRECEEEVNGHNLEADPASNANRSTNKMTTRKRKKEELSIIEEKSIAKVAEIAKLKQKQEADRAVVQLHAFKWKKDIASSSSESKERLKSLRSTNTSAKVPHVKSLNDGKHESLHHPMTVLFVEVYHKSRKMVKSQEFLALGRQTLAELKDKIYCSTDTLMQKAEQQDSSGYFLVEDVFCNDLRNPSAIDYSKPILDWLRNSEDEARKKWECIITGELQQKNSVVGEVSDLHVPHFRSVSMSKVRFCDLKFRLGAGYLYCHQGDCKHTIVIRDMRLIHPEDVHDRAAYPIVTFQLRTRAQKCDVCNIYRAKKFTLDDKWAQENPCYFCEDCYFLLHYSKEGNLLYNDFVVHDYLQD, from the exons ATGGAGGCGAGAGACAGGGCTGGAGCTTCAGATGAGATTGGTCTTAATGGAGATGGCCTCTCAATTCCTTTGGGTGGGCCTATATATGCACCCAACTTGGTTGGTCCCCTCACCAGGGTCCCTCACTTTGAGTCTTCTGTTGTTCAAGAATTTCAG AGTCTGGAGGCAGAGTTACACTTGGATTCATCTCAACTATGTGACGAAGATATTTC GATTGACGAACTTAAGTTATTTACTGAAGAACAGTTATTGAATATGGCCTTGGAGGAATCATTGCAG AGTGATGAGAATGCTAATAACCAGTCGGAACTTCCAGAAGAAAATATGAATGCTGGGTTGCTCAG AGAATGTGAAGAGGAAGTTAACGGGCACAATTTGGAGGCTGATCCGGCATCAAATGCAAATAGAAGCACAAATAAAATGACTACAAGGAAGCGAAAAAAGGAGGAACTTTCTATTATTGAG GAGAAATCTATCGCAAAAGTGGCTGAAATTGCAAAACTTAAACAAAAACAGGAGGCAGACAGAGCTGTAGTGCAATTACATGCTTTCAA GTGGAAGAAGGATATTGCCAGTTCATCGTCAGAAAGCAAAGAGAGGTTGAAGTCCTTGAGGTCTACAAATACTTCTGCCAAGGTTCCTCAT GTGAAATCATTGAACGACGGGAAACACGAATCTCTGCATCATCCAATGACTGTACTTTTTGTGGAGGTTTACCATAAATCTCGCAAGATGGTTAAG TCTCAAGAGTTCTTGGCCCTTGGACGACAAACGTTAGCTGAACTGAAGGACAAGATTTATTGCTCGACAGATACGTTAATGCAAAAGGCTGAGCAGCAAGATTCATCTGGATATTTCCTTGTAGAA GATGTATTCTGCAATGATTTGAGGAATCCTTCCGCAATAGACTATAGCAAACCTATACTTGATTGGCTTAGAAACTCAGAGGATGAAGCTCGTAAGAAATGGGAATGCATCATAACCGGTGAATTGCAACAGAAAAATTCAGTTGTAGGTGAAGTATCAGATTTACATGTGCCTCATTTTAGATCAGTCAGCATGAGCAAGGTTCGATTTTGTGACCTGAAATTTAGGCTTGGGGCCGGGTATCTGTACTGTCATCAG GGAGATTGCAAACATACCATAGTGATTAGAGATATGAGGTTGATCCATCCTGAGGACGTACATGATCGTGCTGCTTATCCAATCGTTACATTTCAGCTTAGGACCCGAGCTCAGAAATGCGATGTCTGCAACATTTACAGGGCTAAAAAGTTTACTCTTGATGACAAGTGGGCGCAGGAAAACCCGTGCTACTTTTGTGAAGACTGCTATTTTCTTCTTCACTACTCGAAAGAAGGGAACCTTCTTTACAACGACTTCGTGGTGCATGATTACTTGCAAGATTAG
- the LOC103498309 gene encoding O-fucosyltransferase 23, with protein MEVSSNGQRSIYCLRHLNPKIFKCLATLLVLLIFRVILFPTISSFGRIEENGLVVVRNLSPLYGSDFGIRVDKFLEVPQIVWGLNNQKIAFARACLTARMLNRTLLMPSLSASLFYKEVERLEPISFDKIFRFEEFNSRCNGFVRLGRYMNISNRTKPIELSKGSGRKWTIERDLEQLEEYSKEPFDQSEVIRIVGKNPFLWHDHWPVKDYAKVFECLVLVDEIEKEVDKVISRIREVGSKVRSKFDSDGTVVQSENLLQPVPYVAVHMRIEIDWMIHCKKLEQRSKINQICSSKEEIMNRVGNILGMKMPAVVYLAVADSLLNDSSILKGWKEGLLPFEKKKLGIDKIYKKYPYLIQSAIDYEVCLRADVFVGNSFSTFSSLVVLGRTQKLMKTGVVDLCDTNLSWPSYAYNILGDSNGPRKWISNMSDTNLKNISYGSNDTSCGKSPR; from the coding sequence ATGGAAGTATCATCGAATGGTCAACGCTCCATATATTGTCTTCGCCATCTCAAtccaaaaattttcaaatgcCTTGCCACGTTACTTGTTCTATTGATTTTTAGAGTTATTTTGTTCCCGACGATCTCAAGTTTTGGTCGGATCGAAGAGAATGGCTTAGTAGTCGTGCGTAATCTGTCTCCATTGTATGGTTCCGATTTTGGTATTCGTGTAGATAAGTTTTTGGAGGTTCCTCAGATTGTTTGGGGTTTAAACAATCAAAAGATAGCATTTGCAAGAGCTTGTTTAACTGCAAGAATGTTGAACCGAACTCTTTTGATGCCTAGTCTAAGTGCCTCTCTCTTCTATAAAGAAGTTGAGCGTTTGGAACCAATATCCTTTGACAAGATCTTTCGATTTGAAGAGTTCAATTCTCGCTGTAATGGATTTGTTCGACTGGGTCGTTATATGAATATCTCAAATCGAACGAAACCGATTGAACTGTCGAAAGGAAGTGGAAGGAAGTGGACTATTGAGAGGGATTTGGAACAATTGGAGGAGTATAGCAAGGAGCCTTTTGATCAGTCAGAGGTGATTAGAATAGTTGGTAAGAATCCATTCTTATGGCATGACCACTGGCCTGTAAAGGACTATGCAAAGGTTTTCGAGTGCTTGGTTTTGGTTGACGAGATAGAGAAAGAAGTAGATAAAGTGATTTCCCGGATTAGAGAAGTAGGGTCAAAAGTACGAAGCAAATTCGACTCCGATGGTACAGTTGTTCAATCTGAGAACTTGTTGCAACCGGTGCCATATGTTGCGGTCCACATGAGAATAGAAATAGACTGGATGATTCATTGTAAGAAGTTAGAGCAGAGAtccaaaataaaccaaatttgtAGTAGCAAGGAGGAGATAATGAATAGGGTAGGGAACATATTGGGAATGAAAATGCCAGCGGTCGTTTATCTTGCCGTTGCAGATAGTTTGCTGAATGATTCGTCTATTTTGAAAGGTTGGAAAGAAGGGTTGCTACCttttgaaaagaagaaattagGCATTGATAAGATCTATAAGAAGTATCCTTACCTCATACAATCAGCAATCGACTACGAAGTTTGCTTAAGGGCTGACGTGTTTGTTGGAAACAGTTTCTCTACATTTTCGAGTCTTGTAGTTCTCGGGAGGACGCAAAAGCTAATGAAAACAGGGGTTGTAGACCTATGTGATACAAATTTAAGTTGGCCTTCTTATGCTTATAACATATTAGGAGATTCAAATGGCCCTCGGAAATGGATATCTAATATGTCTGATACAAACCTCAAGAACATTAGCTATGGTTCCAATGATACCTCTTGTGGAAAGTCCCCGAGATAG